A section of the Armatimonadota bacterium genome encodes:
- a CDS encoding glucose-1-phosphate adenylyltransferase, with protein MKGSHPGGRPRTLGIILAGGRGERLHPLTRDRSKPAVPFGGRYRIVDFVLTNFIHSGIFSLYILVQYKSQSLIDHLRHGWRATGLHEDHFLLVVPPQMRWGETWYRGTADAVYQNLNLVRDYEPELVAIFGADHVYRMDISQMIAFHQEVGADATVAALPVPLDRARAFGVLEVDPDGRLLGFEEKPVEPRPIPGRPEDALCSMGNYVFSADVLVEVLVEDAGRETDHDFGRTILPAMLGRYRVYAYDFHTNHIPGLKPYEEPAYWRDIGTLSAYWEAHMDLLGPQPRFDLQNPQWPILGAAYPGPPARILQGEVYDTLLAEGTVVEGGRVRRSVLGRGVHIEPDVEIEESVIMDFTVVRRGCRLRRVIVDRYNVLERNTVIGEDPEEDARRYHRDRSGLVVLPRGPTRARF; from the coding sequence ATGAAGGGATCCCATCCGGGCGGAAGGCCACGGACGCTAGGCATCATCCTCGCGGGGGGACGCGGGGAGCGGCTGCATCCCCTCACCCGGGATCGCAGCAAACCCGCGGTTCCCTTCGGCGGCCGGTACCGGATCGTGGACTTCGTGCTCACGAACTTCATCCACTCCGGCATCTTCTCCCTCTACATCCTCGTGCAGTACAAGTCCCAGTCCCTCATCGACCACCTCCGGCACGGCTGGCGGGCCACGGGGCTCCACGAGGATCACTTCCTCCTGGTGGTCCCTCCCCAGATGCGGTGGGGGGAGACGTGGTATCGGGGGACCGCGGACGCGGTCTACCAGAACCTCAACCTGGTTCGGGACTACGAGCCGGAGCTGGTGGCCATCTTCGGCGCGGATCACGTGTACCGCATGGACATCTCCCAGATGATCGCCTTTCACCAGGAGGTGGGGGCCGACGCCACCGTGGCCGCCCTCCCGGTGCCCCTCGATCGAGCGAGGGCCTTTGGCGTCCTGGAGGTGGATCCGGATGGGCGGCTTTTGGGATTCGAGGAAAAGCCCGTGGAACCGCGGCCCATCCCCGGCCGCCCCGAGGATGCCCTGTGCTCCATGGGGAACTACGTGTTCTCCGCGGACGTGCTGGTGGAAGTCCTCGTGGAGGACGCCGGACGGGAAACCGACCACGACTTCGGCCGCACCATCCTCCCCGCCATGCTCGGCCGCTACCGGGTCTACGCGTACGACTTCCACACCAACCACATCCCGGGCCTCAAGCCCTACGAGGAACCCGCGTACTGGCGGGACATCGGCACGCTTTCCGCCTACTGGGAGGCGCACATGGACCTTTTGGGTCCACAGCCCCGGTTCGACTTGCAGAACCCGCAGTGGCCCATCCTGGGCGCGGCCTATCCCGGGCCGCCCGCCCGCATCCTGCAGGGGGAGGTGTACGACACCCTCCTCGCGGAGGGCACCGTGGTGGAGGGCGGCCGCGTTCGAAGATCCGTGCTCGGGCGGGGTGTGCACATCGAGCCGGACGTGGAGATCGAGGAGTCGGTCATCATGGACTTCACCGTGGTGCGCCGGGGTTGCAGACTGCGACGGGTCATCGTGGATCGGTACAACGTCCTCGAGCGCAACACCGTCATCGGGGAGGATCCGGAGGAGGACGCGCGCCGCTACCACCGGGACCGCTCCGGCCTCGTGGTCCTCCCCCGGGGCCCCACCCGTGCCCGGTTTTAG
- a CDS encoding MDR family MFS transporter — protein MDPRQRRVVTLAVMLGMFLAALDTTIVATALPTITRLLHGFELYPWVAASYALTMTAGTPVFGRLADRYGRRRVYLFGIAAFLAGSVLCGAAGSMHQLVAFRAVQGIGAGALLPIAITIVGDLYTLEERARIQGLFSGMWGLASILGPLLGGFIVSVWSWRWIFYANLPVGLLALWIVARAYPERPRHQPGSLDVAGALLMVAAVVTLLLGVEGGRIRPGFVFTGVILGTALLLWERRAEDPVLPLELFRNRVVAVSTVSNVLVGAAFSGGIYYIPLFVQGVQGRSATDAGLALTPLMLGWTTASLVGSRLILRFGFRPVVTLGLALFSGGLAFLTRLHPSVPGTWVQGATALLGIGIGCAALTFILAVQTSVRYEQRGLATSLVLFSRNIGGSVGVSLLGNLLLLRLATQGVSPQRIQEILTPVGVQVFSGRVLAEARDALAGSLSFVFAVSLGFALLALISVHWLPSGRPTAPEGLAPVPGE, from the coding sequence GTGGATCCACGGCAACGGCGGGTGGTGACCCTGGCGGTGATGCTGGGAATGTTCCTGGCGGCCCTGGACACCACCATCGTCGCGACCGCCCTACCCACCATCACGCGCCTCCTGCATGGCTTCGAGCTCTACCCGTGGGTGGCGGCCAGCTACGCCCTCACCATGACCGCGGGGACTCCGGTGTTCGGTCGGCTCGCGGACCGGTACGGTCGCCGCCGCGTGTACCTGTTCGGGATCGCGGCCTTCCTTGCGGGTTCCGTGCTGTGCGGCGCGGCCGGCTCCATGCACCAACTCGTGGCGTTTCGGGCGGTCCAGGGGATCGGCGCGGGGGCGCTCCTCCCCATCGCCATCACCATCGTGGGGGATCTGTACACCCTGGAGGAACGTGCCCGGATCCAGGGGCTCTTCAGCGGGATGTGGGGGCTCGCCAGCATCCTGGGACCGCTGCTGGGAGGCTTCATCGTGAGCGTCTGGTCGTGGCGGTGGATCTTCTACGCGAACCTGCCGGTCGGGCTCCTGGCCCTGTGGATCGTGGCCCGCGCGTACCCGGAGCGTCCAAGACATCAACCGGGTTCCCTGGACGTGGCCGGTGCCCTCCTGATGGTGGCCGCCGTGGTCACCCTCCTGCTGGGGGTCGAGGGCGGGAGGATTCGCCCCGGGTTTGTGTTTACGGGGGTGATCCTGGGAACCGCCCTCCTCCTGTGGGAGCGCCGTGCGGAGGATCCCGTGCTCCCCCTGGAACTGTTCCGGAACCGGGTGGTGGCGGTGAGTACCGTCAGCAATGTGCTGGTGGGAGCGGCGTTCAGCGGAGGCATTTACTACATCCCCTTGTTCGTGCAGGGCGTCCAGGGGAGGAGCGCCACGGACGCGGGGCTCGCCCTCACCCCCCTGATGCTGGGATGGACCACCGCGAGCTTGGTAGGTAGCCGGCTCATCCTGCGGTTCGGGTTCCGGCCCGTGGTCACCCTGGGTCTCGCCCTCTTCAGCGGCGGACTTGCCTTCCTCACCCGCCTTCATCCCTCCGTGCCCGGGACGTGGGTGCAGGGGGCCACCGCGCTGTTGGGGATCGGGATCGGCTGCGCGGCATTGACCTTCATCCTCGCGGTGCAGACCTCCGTGCGCTATGAACAGCGGGGACTTGCCACTTCCCTGGTGCTGTTCTCCCGGAACATCGGGGGATCCGTAGGGGTGAGCCTGCTGGGGAACCTATTGCTTTTGCGCCTTGCCACGCAGGGGGTCTCCCCCCAGCGGATTCAGGAGATCTTGACCCCCGTAGGGGTGCAGGTCTTCTCCGGGAGGGTTCTGGCGGAGGCCCGAGATGCCCTGGCGGGTTCCTTGAGCTTCGTGTTCGCCGTCTCCCTCGGGTTCGCCCTGCTGGCCCTGATCTCCGTGCACTGGCTCCCTTCAGGTCGGCCCACCGCCCCGGAGGGGCTGGCCCCCGTTCCCGGGGAGTGA
- a CDS encoding heterodisulfide reductase-related iron-sulfur binding cluster, whose translation MQHTIPVERYGAVGARMARAVEACVHCGFCLPACPTYRVLGEEMDSPRGRIFLMKEALEGRLRWGEVLPYVDRCLGCLGCETACPSGVRYAELITPFRELTERRHRRPLVERLLRGLVMGILPFPGRFRMAVRIGALARPFRKVLPDRPRAMLELLPRRLPRADPLAAVIPAQGKPRARVALLAGCVQQVLAPQINQATVRVLSRNGVEVVVPRGQGCCGALALHTGFGALARRLARRNLRAFPEDVDAVVTNAAGCGSAMREYGLLFAGDPEAERATALAARVRDVSAFLWEIGFSPPPPLPRPVRVAYHDACHLLHAQGVREEPRRLLARVGNLEILEPADAEVCCGSAGIYNLEHPALAAELGRRKARSLLDTGAEAVVTGNIGCMVQLRAHLRALRRPLPVLHTFELLDRAYTGEPLSGLLSSGTMA comes from the coding sequence GTGCAGCACACCATCCCCGTGGAGCGGTACGGTGCCGTGGGCGCGAGAATGGCGCGCGCGGTGGAAGCGTGCGTGCACTGCGGGTTCTGTCTCCCCGCCTGCCCCACCTACCGGGTCCTCGGCGAGGAGATGGACTCGCCCAGGGGCCGGATCTTCCTGATGAAGGAGGCGCTGGAAGGCCGGCTTCGGTGGGGGGAGGTTCTGCCGTATGTGGATCGGTGTTTGGGGTGTCTGGGCTGCGAGACCGCCTGTCCGTCGGGCGTACGGTACGCGGAGCTCATTACGCCGTTCCGGGAGCTCACGGAGCGCAGGCATCGCCGCCCGCTTGTGGAGCGTCTCCTGCGGGGACTCGTGATGGGCATCCTGCCCTTTCCGGGACGGTTCCGGATGGCGGTGCGGATCGGAGCCCTGGCGCGGCCCTTCCGGAAGGTCCTTCCAGACCGACCCCGGGCCATGCTGGAGCTCCTTCCCCGGCGCCTTCCGCGGGCAGACCCCCTTGCCGCCGTGATCCCGGCGCAGGGGAAGCCCCGGGCGCGGGTGGCGCTCCTCGCGGGCTGCGTCCAGCAGGTGCTGGCTCCGCAGATCAACCAAGCCACGGTTCGCGTGCTGAGCCGCAACGGGGTGGAGGTGGTGGTTCCGAGAGGGCAGGGATGCTGCGGCGCCTTGGCCCTGCACACGGGCTTCGGAGCGCTCGCCCGCCGCCTCGCGCGGCGCAACCTCCGGGCCTTCCCGGAAGACGTGGACGCGGTGGTTACGAACGCCGCGGGGTGCGGATCCGCCATGCGGGAGTACGGACTGCTGTTCGCCGGGGATCCCGAGGCGGAACGGGCGACGGCGCTCGCCGCCCGGGTACGGGACGTCAGCGCGTTTCTGTGGGAGATCGGATTCAGCCCGCCCCCCCCGCTTCCACGGCCCGTGCGGGTGGCCTACCACGACGCCTGCCACCTGCTCCACGCGCAGGGGGTTCGGGAAGAGCCCCGACGCCTGCTGGCCCGCGTGGGCAACTTGGAGATCCTGGAGCCCGCGGACGCGGAGGTCTGCTGTGGGTCCGCGGGCATCTACAACCTGGAACACCCCGCCCTCGCCGCGGAGCTGGGCCGGCGGAAGGCACGGAGTCTTCTCGACACCGGCGCAGAGGCGGTGGTCACGGGGAACATCGGGTGCATGGTCCAGCTTCGGGCACACCTCCGGGCTCTGCGCAGACCTCTCCCGGTCCTGCACACCTTCGAGCTCCTGGATCGGGCATACACGGGCGAACCTCTTTCGGGCTTGCTCTCCTCTGGGACAATGGCGTAG
- a CDS encoding FAD-binding protein: MSPVGELVRPSTVTEVQEIVRERRFVLPRGGGTKPALSTPASETTVLDLSRLSGVLEYDPAEFTFTAWAGTPVREVEDLLTRHGQFLPFDPPFRDAGATLGGTVASGLSGPRRYRYGGVRDFVLGVRFVDGTGAVVRGGGKVVKNAAGFDLPKLMVGSLGQLGVLVELTFKVFPAPRAHATLRVTYARVEEALRGLLRLNTSGFDLEAVDLEPPGILWVRLGGREESLEARTRRLVAFLGGPVEVLRGEEERALWEGVREFSWVPAGHALVKVPVTPRRLAGLEERLARAGALRRYSVGGNCAWVAWPLDLALLHRTLVELGLAGLCVLGPPGRPVLGEWGGEAFARRVRQALDPQGKFGVR, encoded by the coding sequence ATGAGCCCGGTCGGGGAACTGGTACGGCCGAGCACGGTGACAGAGGTTCAGGAGATCGTCCGGGAGCGGCGCTTCGTCCTCCCCCGCGGCGGCGGGACGAAGCCTGCCCTCTCCACGCCTGCCTCCGAGACGACCGTGCTCGACCTCTCCCGGCTCTCCGGCGTGTTGGAGTACGACCCCGCGGAGTTCACCTTCACCGCATGGGCGGGTACTCCCGTGCGGGAGGTGGAGGATCTCCTCACCCGTCACGGGCAATTCCTCCCCTTCGATCCCCCCTTCCGGGATGCCGGTGCGACGCTAGGAGGTACGGTGGCGAGCGGCCTCAGCGGTCCACGGCGCTACCGGTACGGCGGGGTGCGGGACTTCGTGCTGGGCGTACGGTTCGTAGACGGCACCGGAGCCGTGGTGCGGGGCGGGGGGAAGGTGGTGAAGAACGCCGCGGGGTTTGATCTTCCCAAACTCATGGTGGGAAGCCTCGGCCAGCTGGGCGTGCTGGTGGAACTTACCTTCAAGGTCTTCCCCGCGCCCCGGGCCCACGCCACGCTCCGGGTGACGTACGCGCGGGTTGAAGAAGCGCTGCGGGGCCTCCTGCGGTTGAACACGAGCGGGTTCGACCTGGAGGCGGTGGACCTGGAGCCTCCGGGGATCCTCTGGGTACGCCTGGGAGGACGGGAGGAATCCCTGGAGGCGAGGACGAGGCGACTTGTGGCGTTTCTGGGAGGACCGGTGGAGGTGCTGCGGGGAGAGGAAGAGCGAGCCCTGTGGGAGGGAGTACGGGAGTTCTCGTGGGTCCCGGCCGGGCATGCGTTGGTGAAGGTGCCGGTCACTCCCCGGCGCCTTGCAGGCCTCGAGGAGCGGCTGGCCCGCGCGGGCGCCCTCCGACGCTACAGCGTGGGCGGGAACTGTGCGTGGGTCGCCTGGCCCCTGGACCTGGCCCTCCTCCATCGGACGCTCGTGGAGCTGGGCCTTGCGGGCCTCTGTGTGCTGGGTCCGCCCGGGCGGCCGGTGCTCGGGGAGTGGGGGGGCGAGGCCTTCGCCCGGCGGGTGAGGCAGGCCCTGGACCCTCAGGGGAAGTTCGGGGTTCGCTAG
- a CDS encoding FAD-linked oxidase C-terminal domain-containing protein translates to MRRAQDLLEGLRSIYPRERILTAPAELAPYESDALTGFRVRPRAVVLPETQDEVIATVRWCFREGVPFVARGSGTSLSGGSLPVEGGIVIALNRLNRILRLDPEERIAVVEPGVPNLEVSRAAAPYGLYYAPDPSSQAVCTIGGNVAFNSGGAHCLKYGMTANHVLGIKAVLADGEVVRFGGESLEGVGPDLVGIFVGSEGLFGIALEITLRLLPRPEAYRTVLAAYRSLEQAGEAVARVVASGVLPGAMEIMDRLSLEAAEAAVGAGYPRDAAAVLIVEVEGEEPEVEAELTHLLEVIRSSGPTEVRIAKDEGERQRIWKGRKGAFSAVGRLSPDYLVQDGVVPRTRLGQALREIERLSAAYGLRVANVFHAGDGNLHPLILYDGRKPGELERAEALAGEILRMCVRLGGSITGEHGVGVEKRKFLPEMFAEADLAVMRRLRRVMDPRGLANPGKMFPPEPVAATVGA, encoded by the coding sequence ATGAGACGGGCTCAGGATCTCCTGGAGGGCCTGCGGAGCATCTATCCGCGGGAGCGGATCCTTACCGCACCTGCGGAACTGGCACCGTACGAGTCCGACGCCCTCACGGGCTTTCGGGTCCGGCCGCGCGCGGTGGTGCTGCCCGAGACGCAGGATGAGGTGATCGCCACCGTGCGGTGGTGTTTCCGGGAGGGCGTCCCGTTCGTGGCCCGGGGGAGCGGCACGAGCCTATCCGGGGGCAGCCTCCCCGTGGAGGGGGGAATCGTCATCGCCCTCAACCGGCTGAACCGGATCCTGCGTCTGGACCCGGAGGAGCGCATCGCGGTGGTGGAACCGGGGGTGCCGAACCTCGAGGTCTCCCGGGCCGCGGCCCCCTACGGCCTGTACTATGCCCCGGATCCCAGCAGTCAAGCGGTGTGCACCATTGGGGGGAACGTGGCCTTCAACTCCGGAGGGGCCCACTGCCTCAAGTACGGGATGACCGCGAACCACGTACTCGGCATCAAGGCGGTGCTGGCGGACGGGGAGGTGGTGCGGTTCGGCGGCGAGAGCCTGGAGGGGGTAGGGCCAGATCTCGTGGGGATCTTCGTGGGCTCAGAGGGACTCTTTGGGATCGCCCTGGAGATCACCCTGCGCCTGCTCCCCCGCCCGGAGGCCTACCGCACCGTGCTCGCGGCCTATCGGAGCCTGGAGCAGGCGGGGGAGGCCGTGGCCCGGGTGGTGGCCTCGGGGGTATTGCCCGGGGCCATGGAGATCATGGACCGGCTCAGCCTGGAGGCCGCGGAGGCCGCGGTGGGCGCGGGCTATCCCCGGGATGCCGCGGCCGTGCTCATCGTGGAGGTGGAGGGGGAGGAGCCGGAGGTGGAGGCGGAGCTAACGCACCTGCTCGAGGTGATCCGGAGCTCGGGGCCCACGGAGGTGCGGATCGCGAAGGACGAGGGGGAGCGGCAGAGGATCTGGAAGGGACGCAAGGGCGCCTTCTCCGCGGTGGGGCGGCTCAGTCCGGACTACCTGGTGCAGGATGGGGTGGTGCCGCGGACGAGGCTCGGGCAGGCCCTGCGGGAGATCGAGCGCCTGAGCGCCGCCTACGGCCTGCGGGTGGCCAACGTCTTCCATGCGGGGGACGGCAACCTCCACCCTCTCATCCTGTACGACGGACGAAAGCCCGGGGAACTGGAGCGGGCGGAGGCGCTGGCCGGGGAGATCCTGCGGATGTGCGTGCGCCTCGGGGGGTCCATCACGGGCGAGCACGGGGTGGGGGTGGAGAAGCGGAAGTTCCTGCCGGAGATGTTCGCGGAGGCGGATCTCGCCGTCATGCGCCGGCTGCGGCGTGTCATGGATCCACGGGGGCTCGCAAACCCGGGCAAGATGTTCCCGCCGGAGCCCGTGGCTGCTACAGTGGGGGCATGA
- the aceB gene encoding malate synthase A, with translation MAIAARGVEVLKDAGPDQAVVLTPQALEFVATLHREFNGTRKALLDRRKERQRELAAGVLPDFLPETRHIRESEWTVAPAPPDLQDRRVEITGPVDRKMMINALNSGAQVFMADFEDALSPTWANVISGQKNLMDAVRRTIEYVSPEGKTYRLADRTATLLVRPRGWHLVERHVRVDGEPISASLFDFGLYFFHNARELLERGTGPYFYLPKLESHLEARLWNEVFNFAQDRLGIPRGTIRATVLIETILAAFEMDEILWELRDHASGLNAGRWDYIFSVIKKFRHRPEFVLPDRAQVTMTVPFMHAYTELLVRTCHRRGAHAIGGMAAFVPSRKDPRVNETAFAKVREDKERESGQGFDGTWVAHPDLVPIAREPFDRVLGDRPHQKHVLREDVRVTAQDLLDFRVPGGRITEQGLWNNVSVALQYLEAWLQGTGAVAIYNLMEDTATAEICRAQLWQWIHHRAKMEDGKPVTPERYRSEREKEVARLGSERADPSVLHEAAELLDRLVLAEEFTEFLTLLAYDRLE, from the coding sequence ATGGCCATCGCGGCGCGCGGCGTGGAAGTGCTCAAGGACGCGGGACCGGACCAGGCTGTGGTTCTGACCCCGCAGGCCCTGGAGTTCGTGGCGACCCTGCACCGGGAGTTCAACGGGACCCGCAAGGCCCTGCTGGATCGGCGAAAGGAGCGCCAGCGGGAACTCGCGGCCGGGGTCCTGCCCGATTTCCTCCCCGAGACCCGGCACATCCGGGAGTCGGAGTGGACGGTGGCCCCCGCGCCCCCGGACCTCCAGGACCGGCGGGTGGAGATCACGGGCCCCGTGGACCGGAAGATGATGATCAACGCCCTCAACTCCGGTGCCCAGGTGTTCATGGCGGATTTCGAGGATGCCCTCTCCCCCACCTGGGCCAACGTGATCTCGGGGCAGAAGAACCTTATGGACGCGGTACGGCGCACCATCGAGTACGTAAGCCCGGAAGGCAAGACCTACCGGCTGGCGGACCGGACCGCGACCCTGCTGGTGCGCCCGCGGGGATGGCACTTGGTGGAGCGGCACGTGCGGGTAGACGGGGAGCCCATCTCCGCCAGCCTCTTCGACTTCGGTCTCTACTTCTTCCACAACGCCCGGGAGCTCCTGGAGCGCGGTACAGGCCCCTACTTCTACCTCCCCAAGCTGGAAAGTCACCTCGAAGCCCGGCTGTGGAACGAGGTCTTCAACTTCGCGCAGGACCGCTTGGGGATCCCCCGGGGCACCATCCGGGCCACCGTGCTCATCGAGACCATCCTTGCAGCCTTCGAGATGGACGAGATCCTGTGGGAGCTTCGGGACCATGCCTCGGGCCTCAACGCGGGTCGCTGGGACTACATCTTCAGCGTGATCAAGAAGTTCCGGCACCGCCCGGAGTTCGTGCTTCCGGATCGGGCCCAGGTGACCATGACCGTGCCCTTCATGCACGCGTACACGGAGCTGCTGGTGCGTACCTGCCACCGTCGGGGCGCGCACGCCATCGGCGGGATGGCGGCCTTCGTGCCCAGCCGCAAGGATCCCCGGGTCAACGAGACCGCCTTCGCGAAGGTCCGGGAGGACAAGGAGCGGGAATCGGGGCAGGGCTTTGACGGCACCTGGGTGGCCCATCCGGACCTCGTGCCCATCGCCCGGGAGCCCTTCGACCGGGTACTGGGGGACCGCCCGCACCAGAAGCACGTGCTGCGGGAGGATGTGCGGGTCACCGCGCAGGATCTCCTGGACTTTCGGGTGCCGGGGGGCCGCATCACGGAACAGGGATTGTGGAACAATGTGAGCGTGGCGTTGCAGTACCTGGAGGCCTGGCTCCAGGGTACGGGGGCGGTGGCCATCTACAACCTCATGGAGGACACCGCCACCGCGGAGATCTGCCGGGCACAACTGTGGCAATGGATCCACCACCGTGCCAAGATGGAGGACGGGAAACCGGTGACCCCGGAGCGGTACCGGTCCGAGCGGGAGAAGGAGGTGGCCCGGCTGGGCTCGGAGCGGGCGGATCCTTCTGTCCTCCATGAGGCCGCGGAGCTATTGGATCGTCTGGTGCTGGCGGAGGAGTTCACGGAATTCCTGACGCTCCTGGCCTACGACCGCCTGGAATGA
- a CDS encoding IclR family transcriptional regulator, with the protein MSSPERTVRSLLRGLQVLEILARDPELSLTEIARRAHLPFSTTHRLLETLCRRGFVTQPEASGRYRLGLKAFEVGIAFLASHRLPEVARPVMVDLVKHLNETANLAVRDGREAVYVLQVESPRMLRLFAHPGARHPLYCTGVGKVLLAWEPEPEVRSLLGSGPLPRYTPRTLTDPEAVLQELRAVRARGYAVDREERETGVRCVAAPVRDATGRVVAALSVSAPATRLPYRRIPEVAGATLAAASRISRLLGFSETPKGDGRGLQVFQEDGAVRPAPSDRRSAGRGRRRRREEPE; encoded by the coding sequence ATGAGCAGCCCGGAGCGCACCGTCCGTTCCCTCCTGCGAGGCCTACAGGTGCTGGAGATCCTGGCCCGGGACCCGGAGCTCAGCCTCACGGAGATCGCCCGCCGGGCGCACCTCCCCTTCAGCACCACGCACCGGCTCCTGGAGACCCTCTGCCGTCGCGGATTCGTGACCCAGCCGGAGGCGTCGGGTCGCTACCGCCTGGGCCTAAAGGCCTTCGAGGTGGGGATCGCATTCCTCGCGTCTCACCGGCTTCCCGAGGTGGCCCGCCCCGTGATGGTGGACCTGGTGAAGCACTTGAACGAGACCGCCAACCTGGCGGTGCGGGATGGCCGGGAGGCCGTCTACGTGCTGCAGGTGGAAAGCCCCCGGATGCTCAGGCTGTTCGCGCACCCGGGTGCCCGGCATCCCCTGTACTGCACGGGGGTGGGCAAAGTGCTGCTGGCATGGGAACCGGAGCCGGAAGTGCGGTCCCTGCTCGGTTCCGGTCCCCTTCCCCGCTACACGCCCAGGACCCTCACGGATCCGGAGGCGGTTTTGCAGGAGCTGCGGGCCGTGCGGGCACGGGGCTACGCGGTGGATCGGGAGGAGCGGGAGACGGGGGTGCGGTGCGTGGCGGCCCCGGTGCGGGATGCCACGGGAAGGGTGGTGGCGGCCCTCTCCGTCTCCGCACCCGCAACCCGCCTCCCGTACCGTCGGATCCCGGAGGTGGCCGGGGCCACTTTGGCGGCGGCTTCTCGGATCAGCAGGCTCCTGGGGTTTTCCGAAACACCGAAGGGGGATGGGAGGGGGCTCCAGGTATTTCAAGAAGACGGAGCGGTTAGGCCCGCTCCTTCAGATAGGCGGAGCGCAGGACGAGGGCGGAGACGCCGCCGAGAAGAGCCGGAATGA
- a CDS encoding alanine--glyoxylate aminotransferase family protein → MEIGDFRPADRLLMGPGPANVHPRVLRALGTPVLGHLDPQFLSTLAEVADLLRAAYRTRNEWTFAVSGTGSAGMEAVASSLTEPGDRVLVCVAGYFGDRMREVFRRCGAEVATVESPWGRPVDPEDAARVAQEVHPRIVGVVHAETSTGVLQPLEEIRDIARMHGALLVVDAVTSFGGVPLEVDRAGLDSVFACTQKCLGAPPGMSPVTLSEAAVRKIQGRRRPVQSYYFDLGLLWGYWSGNGYHHTMSATMIYALREALRILLEEGLEARWARHERVGRALQAGLQAMGLELFAAEGYRLPVLTTVRVPEGVDGERVRARLLEEFDIEIGAGFGSFRNHIWRIGTMGYNAQPRTVLLLLSALEAVLREEGFRMPPGAGVEAALEVLEKSETERKSPR, encoded by the coding sequence ATGGAGATCGGCGATTTCCGACCCGCGGACCGATTGCTGATGGGCCCTGGGCCCGCCAACGTGCACCCCCGCGTCCTGCGGGCCCTCGGCACACCGGTGCTGGGGCATCTGGATCCCCAGTTCCTTTCCACCCTCGCGGAGGTAGCGGATCTCCTCCGGGCCGCCTACCGGACCCGCAACGAGTGGACCTTCGCGGTCTCCGGGACGGGGAGCGCGGGGATGGAGGCGGTGGCCAGTAGCCTCACGGAACCGGGCGATCGGGTCCTGGTGTGCGTGGCAGGGTACTTCGGCGACCGGATGCGGGAGGTGTTCCGCAGGTGCGGGGCGGAGGTGGCCACGGTGGAATCCCCGTGGGGCAGGCCCGTGGATCCGGAAGATGCAGCGCGCGTGGCCCAGGAGGTGCATCCCCGCATCGTGGGAGTGGTGCACGCGGAGACCTCCACCGGCGTGCTGCAGCCCCTCGAGGAGATCCGGGACATCGCCCGCATGCATGGGGCGCTCCTGGTGGTGGATGCCGTGACCTCCTTCGGCGGGGTTCCCCTGGAGGTGGACCGGGCGGGGTTGGATTCCGTGTTCGCCTGCACGCAGAAGTGTCTGGGCGCTCCGCCCGGGATGAGCCCGGTGACCCTGAGCGAGGCGGCGGTGCGGAAGATCCAGGGGCGGCGCCGGCCCGTTCAGTCCTACTACTTCGACCTGGGTCTGCTGTGGGGCTACTGGTCCGGGAACGGGTACCACCACACCATGTCCGCCACCATGATCTACGCCCTCCGCGAGGCCCTGCGCATCCTCCTGGAGGAAGGGCTGGAGGCCCGGTGGGCCCGGCACGAGCGGGTCGGACGGGCGTTGCAGGCGGGACTACAGGCCATGGGCCTCGAGCTCTTCGCGGCGGAGGGATACCGGCTCCCCGTGCTCACCACGGTAAGGGTGCCGGAGGGGGTGGACGGCGAGCGGGTGCGAGCCCGGCTGCTGGAGGAGTTCGACATCGAGATCGGTGCGGGGTTCGGATCCTTCCGGAACCACATCTGGCGCATCGGAACCATGGGCTACAACGCCCAACCCCGAACCGTCCTGCTGCTCCTGTCGGCCCTGGAGGCCGTCCTCCGGGAAGAGGGCTTTCGCATGCCTCCGGGAGCGGGCGTGGAGGCCGCCCTGGAGGTCCTGGAGAAATCGGAGACCGAGCGGAAATCTCCCCGGTAA